One genomic segment of Manis pentadactyla isolate mManPen7 chromosome 1, mManPen7.hap1, whole genome shotgun sequence includes these proteins:
- the TRPM2 gene encoding transient receptor potential cation channel subfamily M member 2 isoform X8, translating to MEPLPPRKDGSELEEGLGVQPRRVVDLDMVSNLRRSNSRMGKSQYLYGNCGKQEHLSSWIPENIMKKECVYFVESPKLSDAGKVVCECGYMHKQHLEEATRPQAFQGKEWDPKKHVQEMPTDAFGDIVFTGLGQKTGKYVRLSQDTPSSVIYRLMTQHWGLDVPSLLISVTGGAKDFIMKPRLRSIFRRGLVKVAQTTGAWIITGGSHTGVMKQVGEAVRDFSLSSSYNKGEIVTIGIATWGTVHNRDSLIHPAGSFPAEYMVDEDGQGHLTCLDSNHSHFILVDDGTHGRYGVEIPLRSRLEKFVSEQTKERGGVAIKIPIVCVVLEGGPGTLHTIYNAITHGTPCVIVEGSGRVADVLAQVASLPISEITISLIQQKLSEFFQEMFDTFTERQVVEWTKKIQDIVRKQQLLTIFREGKDGQQDVDVAILQALLKASRSQDHFGHETWDHQLKLAVAWNRVDIARSEIFTDERQWKPSDLHPVMTAALISNKPEFVKLFLENGVLLKEFATWDTLLYLYGNLDPTCLFHSKLQKVLAEEPAPHHMQMHHVAQVLRELLGDFTQPLYCVPRMGDRLRPLLPVPPIKLNVQGASLQSLYKHSSGCDAFTMDPVRDLLIWAIVQNRRELAEIIWAQSQDCITAALACSKILKELSREEQDTDSLEDMLALTAAFENRAVGVFTECYRKDEERAQKLLVRVSEAWGKTTCLQLALEAKDMKFVSHGGVQAFLTRVWWGQLSMDNGLWQVFLCMLVFPLLYTGLISFRERRLRAGRGLARIRTFFSAPVVVFHLNVLSYSAFLCLFAYVLMVDFQPTPSGCERLLYLWLFSLVCEESRQLFYNPDGCGLVKMALRYFSDFWNKLDIGAILLFIVGLVCRLTPTLLYPGRIVLSLDFIMFCLRLMHIFTISKTLGPKIIIVKRMMKDVFFFLFLLAVWVVSFGVAKQAILIHNESRAEWIFRGVIYHSYLTIFGQIPAYIDGVNFSPDQCSPNGTDPYKPKCPESDTRGLEPVFPEWLTVTLLCLYLLFTNILLLNLLIAMFNYTFQQVQEHTDQIWKFQRHGLIEEYHGRPPLPPPLILLSHLHLFIKRVILKRPAGQHQQLKNKLEKNEEAALLSWEAYLKENFLQGQQRQREKQKVQDLGSRVDTMVDLLEMERLKLLGTLEQRLASLEEQVAQTTGALHWIMKTLRDGSLGSEEGIPTLDGVPHL from the exons GAAAGTGGTGTGCGAGTGTGGCTACATGCACAAGCAGCACCTGGAGGAGGCCACCAGGCCCCAGGCCTTCCAGGGCAAGGAGTGGGACCCAAAAAAACATGTCCAGGAGATGCCAACTGATGCCTTTGGTGACATTGTCTTCACAGGCCTGGGCCAGAAGACGGGAAAG TACGTGCGCCTGTCCCAGGACACACCTTCCAGCGTGATCTACCGCCTCATGACCCAGCACTGGGGCCTGGATGTCCCCAGCCTCCTCATCTCTGTGACGGGTGGGGCCAAGGACTTCATCATGAAGCCCAGGCTGAGGAGCATCTTCCGCAGGGGCCTGGTCAAGGTGGCCCAGACCACAG GGGCCTGGATCATCACCGGGGGCTCCCACACCGGCGTGATGAAGCAGGTGGGCGAGGCGGTGCGGGACTTCAGCCTGAGCAGCAGCTACAACAAGGGAGAAATCGTCACCATTGGCATTGCCACGTGGGGCACGGTGCACAACCGGGACAGCCTGATCCACCCTGCG GGCAGCTTCCCTGCTGAGTACATGGTGGACGAGGATGGCCAAGGGCACCTGACCTGCCTGGACAGCAACCACTCCCACTTCATCCTTGTGGACGACGGGACTCACGGCCGCTACGGGGTCGAGATCCCCCTGAGGTCGAGGCTGGAGAAGTTCGTATCAGAGCAGACAAAGGAGAGGGGAG GTGTGGCCATCAAGATCCCCATCGTCTGTGTGGTACTGGAGGGGGGCCCTGGCACACTGCAC ACCATCTACAACGCCATCACCCACGGCACCCCCTGCGTGATCGTGGAGGGCTCAGGCCGTGTGGCCGACGTCCTTGCCCAGGTGGCCAGCCTGCCCATCTCCGAGATCACCATCTCCCTGATTCAGCAGAAGCTGAGCGAGTTCTTCCAGGAGATGTTTGACACCTTCACCGAAAGGCAGGTCGTGGAGTGGACCAAGAAG ATCCAGGACATTGTCCGGAAGCAGCAGCTGCTGACCATCTTCCGGGAGGGCAAGGATGGCCAGCAGGACGTGGATGTGGCCATCCTGCAGGCCCTGCTGAAAG CCTCTCGGAGCCAAGACCACTTTGGCCACGAGACCTGGGACCACCAGCTGAAGTTAGCAGTGGCGTGGAACCGCGTGGACATCGCCCGGAGTGAGATTTTCACTGATGAGCGGCAGTGGAAG ccttcagatCTGCACCCTGTGATGACGGCTGCCCTCATCTCCAACAAGCCTGAGTTCGTGAAGCTCTTCCTGGAGAACGGGGTGCTGCTGAAGGAGTTCGCCACGTGGGACACCCTGCTCTACCTGTATGGGAACCTGGACCCCACCTGCCTGTTTCACAGCAAGCTGCAGAAGGTGCTGGCCGAGGAGCCTGCCCCCCACCACATGCAGATGCACCATGTGGCCCAGGTGCTGCGGGAGCTCCTCGGGGACTTCACACAGCCACTATACTGCGTGCCCCGCATGGGTGACCGGCTGCGGCCCTTGCTGCCAGTGCCTCCTATCAAGCTCAAC GTACAGGGAGCGAGCCTCCAGTCCCTCTACAAGCACTCCTCAGGCTGTGATGCCTTCACCATGGACCCAGTGCGCGATCTTCTCATTTGGGCCATTGTCCAGAACCGCCGGGAGCTGGCAGAAATCATCTGGGCTCAG AGCCAGGACTGCATTACGGCCGCCCTGGCCTGCAGCAAGATCCTGAAGGAGCTGTCCAGGGAGGAGCAGGACACAGACAGCCTGGAGGACATGCTGGCGCTCACAGCCGCGTTCGAAAACAGAGCCGTCG GGGTCTTTACCGAGTGTTACCGGAAGGATGAGGAGAGAGCCCAGAAGCTGCTTGTCCGTGTTTCGGAGGCCTGGGGGAAGACCACCTGCCTGCAGCTGGCCCTGGAGGCCAAGGACATGAAGTTTGTGTCTCACGGGGGCGTCCAG GCTTTCCTGACCAGGGTGTGGTGGGGCCAGCTCAGCATGGACAATGGGCTCTGGCAGGTGTTCCTGTGCATGCTGGTCTTCCCACTGCTCTACACCGGCCTCATCTCGTTCAG GGAGAGGAGGCTGCGGGCTGGCAGGGGCCTGGCCCGCATCCGCACCTTCTTCAGCGCGCCCGTGGTCGTCTTCCACCTGAACGTCCTGTCCTACTCCGCCTTCCTCTGCCTCTTTGCCTACGTGCTCATGGTGGACTTCCAGCCCACGCCCTCCGGTTGTGAGCGCCTCCTCTACCTCTGGCTCTTCTCCCTGGTGTGCGAGGAGTCACGGCAG CTCTTCTACAACCCTGACGGGTGCGGGCTGGTGAAGATGGCGCTCCGGTACTTCAGTGATTTCTGGAATAAGCTGGACATTGGTGCCATCTTGCTCTTCATAGTGGGACTTGTCTGCAG GCTCACACCAACGCTGCTGTATCCCGGGCGCATTGTCCTGTCTCTGGATTTCATCATGTTCTGCCTCCGGCTGATGCACATTTTCACTATCAGTAAGACACTGGGGCCCAAGATAATCATCGTGAAGCGGATG ATGAAGGAcgtcttctttttcctcttcctgttgGCGGTGTGGGTGGTGTCTTTCGGGGTGGCCAAGCAGGCCATCCTCATCCACAACGAGAGCCGGGCGGAGTGGATCTTCCGGGGTGTCATCTACCACTCGTACCTCACCATCTTTGGGCAGATCCCGGCCTACATTGACG GTGTGAACTTCAGCCCGGACCAGTGCAGCCCCAATGGCACAGACCCCTACAAGCCCAAGTGCCCCGAGAGCGACACCAGGGGGCTCGAGCCCGTGTTCCCCGAGTGGCTGACGGTCACCTTGCTCTGCCTCTACCTGCTCTTCACCAACATCCTGCTGCTCAACCTCCTCATCGCCATGTTCAA CTACACGTTCCAGCAGGTCCAGGAGCACACAGACCAGATCTGGAAGTTCCAGCGCCACGGCCTGATAGAGGAGTACCACGGCCGGCCCCCATTGCCGCCGCCCCTCATCCTCCTCAGCCACCTGCACCTCTTCATCAAGAGGGTCATCCTGAAGAGGCCTGCCGGCCAACACCAGCAGCTCA AGAATAAGCTGGAGAAGAACGAGGAAGCAGCCCTGCTGTCCTGGGAGGCCTACCTGAAGGAGAACTTCCTGCAAGGccagcagaggcagagggagaagcagAAGGTCCAGGACCTCGGCAGCAG GGTTGACACCATGGTGGACCTACTGGAAATGGAGCGTCTGAAGCTGTTGGGCACCTTGGAGCAGAGACTGGCCTCCCTGGAGGAGCAG GTGGCCCAGACAACCGGCGCATTACACTGGATCATGAAGACCCTGAGAGACGGCAGCCTTGGCTCGGAGGAGGGCATCCCCACCCTGG